A stretch of Nitrospirae bacterium CG2_30_53_67 DNA encodes these proteins:
- a CDS encoding efflux transporter periplasmic adaptor subunit gives MSHEDLSGLKIDKSEAVFRPKRRQRVFLWAGAALLILAAAVLYAKGILSPEVKVEVMNVSRIYPSQTFTLLNASGYVVAQRKAALASKITGRLVSLTVEEGSRVKKGEVIANLESEEAEAVKEEAEANLRISRSDLAQAEAERHEASLSFQRSRDLLNQGFLSKTEYDLQEARYKKAAAAVSGAEQGVKAAAAALKNAGVSLEYTRIRVPFDGVVLTKNADVGDIVTPLGAAANAKASVVTIADMDSLLVEVDVSESNLEQVKRGQPCEIQLDALPESRFRGVVHMIVPTADRSKATVMVKVGFVDQESRILPEMSAKVAFLQRPVGPGEQEPRTAVHPDAVLKRDGRQVVFLMESGRAVETPVTLGVRIGDMVEVTSGVKPGDKVILKPLNKIRDGERIKVVEP, from the coding sequence ATGTCCCATGAAGATCTTTCCGGATTGAAGATCGACAAGTCAGAAGCCGTGTTCCGCCCCAAGAGACGACAGCGGGTGTTCCTGTGGGCCGGGGCCGCCCTGTTGATCCTCGCGGCGGCTGTTCTTTACGCGAAGGGGATCCTCTCACCGGAAGTCAAAGTGGAAGTCATGAACGTCTCCAGGATCTACCCGTCACAGACCTTCACCCTGCTGAATGCAAGCGGATACGTGGTGGCCCAGAGAAAGGCCGCACTGGCGTCCAAGATCACCGGGCGTCTCGTCTCCCTGACGGTTGAAGAGGGGAGCCGGGTGAAAAAAGGGGAAGTCATCGCCAACCTTGAAAGTGAAGAGGCCGAAGCGGTGAAGGAGGAGGCGGAAGCCAACCTGAGGATCTCACGCTCTGATCTCGCGCAGGCGGAAGCTGAACGGCATGAGGCCTCTCTTTCCTTCCAGCGGAGCAGGGATCTGCTGAATCAGGGGTTTCTGTCCAAGACCGAATACGATCTCCAGGAGGCCCGCTACAAGAAGGCCGCCGCCGCTGTTTCAGGAGCGGAACAGGGGGTCAAGGCCGCGGCCGCGGCGCTGAAAAACGCCGGGGTGTCGCTTGAATATACCAGGATCCGTGTCCCTTTCGACGGCGTGGTCCTGACCAAAAATGCAGACGTCGGCGACATCGTCACACCGCTGGGCGCCGCGGCCAATGCCAAGGCTTCGGTGGTGACCATCGCGGACATGGATTCTTTGCTGGTGGAGGTTGATGTCTCTGAATCCAATCTCGAACAGGTCAAACGGGGGCAGCCGTGCGAGATACAACTGGACGCGCTTCCCGAGTCCAGATTCCGAGGCGTGGTCCACATGATCGTTCCGACCGCTGACCGGTCCAAGGCCACGGTCATGGTCAAGGTCGGCTTTGTGGATCAGGAGAGCCGCATCCTTCCGGAGATGAGCGCGAAGGTCGCCTTCCTTCAAAGGCCGGTCGGGCCCGGGGAGCAGGAACCTCGTACGGCCGTCCATCCCGACGCCGTGCTCAAACGAGACGGGAGACAAGTGGTTTTTCTCATGGAGTCGGGCAGGGCCGTGGAGACGCCCGTCACCCTGGGCGTCCGGATCGGCGACATGGTCGAGGTGACAAGCGGTGTCAAGCCGGGTGACAAGGTAATATTGAAACCTCTGAACAAGATCAGGGACGGGGAGAGGATAAAGGTTGTTGAACCTTAG
- a CDS encoding nucleotidyltransferase has translation MRTEDVRWIQRFNHFIKALSQLEEAVALAQQRHLSKLEGQGLIQAFEFTHELAWNTLRDFLENRGVQDLYGSKDTTREAFKTGLIENGETWMEMIKSRNLTSHTYDEATAAQIVTAIHSAYFAEFDALQIKLKALKKEEEGA, from the coding sequence ATGAGAACGGAGGACGTCCGCTGGATTCAACGTTTCAATCACTTTATCAAAGCCCTTTCGCAATTGGAGGAAGCCGTGGCGCTGGCACAACAGCGCCACCTCTCCAAGCTCGAAGGGCAGGGACTGATTCAAGCATTCGAATTTACCCATGAACTGGCCTGGAACACGCTGAGGGATTTTCTGGAAAATCGTGGTGTCCAAGATCTATACGGCTCAAAGGACACAACCCGCGAGGCCTTCAAGACAGGGCTGATCGAGAACGGCGAGACATGGATGGAAATGATCAAGAGCCGGAATTTAACCTCGCACACCTATGATGAAGCCACAGCCGCCCAGATCGTTACCGCCATTCACAGCGCCTACTTTGCGGAATTCGATGCGCTCCAAATCAAATTGAAGGCATTGAAGAAGGAGGAGGAAGGGGCATGA
- a CDS encoding ABC transporter ATP-binding protein: MKTDHQSIVEIVDLGKSYRRGSQIVPVLEHITLHIREGEFLALMGPSGSGKSTLLNLIAGIDQADSGTIRVGGVDITSLSETELARWRAVNVGFIFQFYNLIPVLTACENVELPLLLTGLSKKQRLDHVELAMRLVSLTDRMDHYPSQLSGGQQQRVAIARAVITDPAILVADEPTGDLDRVSAEEILNLMARLNSEFGKTIILVTHDPRAAEKARIIRHLEKGILTDHATS, from the coding sequence ATGAAGACCGATCATCAGTCCATTGTTGAAATCGTTGATCTTGGCAAGTCATACCGCAGAGGCAGTCAGATCGTGCCGGTGCTGGAGCATATCACCCTCCATATCCGTGAGGGAGAATTTCTGGCCCTCATGGGGCCGTCAGGTTCAGGGAAGAGCACCCTCCTGAATCTGATTGCCGGCATAGACCAGGCGGACAGCGGGACCATCAGGGTCGGCGGGGTGGATATCACCTCTCTTTCAGAGACCGAACTTGCCCGCTGGCGGGCCGTGAATGTCGGCTTTATCTTCCAGTTCTATAACCTCATACCGGTGCTGACGGCCTGCGAGAATGTTGAGCTTCCCCTGCTTCTGACCGGGCTTTCGAAAAAACAAAGGCTCGATCACGTGGAACTGGCCATGCGGCTGGTGAGCCTGACCGACCGGATGGATCATTATCCCTCGCAACTCTCAGGCGGCCAGCAGCAGCGGGTGGCCATCGCCCGCGCCGTGATCACCGATCCGGCCATTCTGGTGGCGGATGAACCCACAGGCGACCTCGACCGCGTCTCCGCCGAGGAGATCCTCAACCTCATGGCCCGGCTCAACAGCGAATTCGGAAAGACCATCATCCTGGTCACCCATGACCCCCGTGCCGCGGAAAAGGCCAGGATCATACGCCATCTTGAAAAGGGGATACTGACCGATCATGCTACAAGTTAA